AACCTATTACCAGTCCATCATCTCTTAGGAGCCTTATTGCTTTAATATCCCCGATGAGCTCAGATTCTATATACCTCTGAAAGTCCCTTCCCTTACCCTCAAGCATCAGGGCTACAAAGCCGTTCTTTATATGCTCTGATGAAAACCTTATCCTTTCTGAAAAATCCAGCTTGAACTGGCTGAGCGCTGCAACTGTGAAAAAAAGAGACTGTAACCCTAGCAGAATGGAAAAAAAAATGCTGAACAAGAAAGTAATTTTTTTTCTTAAAGTCAAGTTCAGAACCCGTTTTTTTTATTTAATATTTACTTCAGACCTCCGTAAGCATGGAGTCCGCTCAGAAGGAGATTCACACCGAGATAGGTAAATATAACAGCGAAAAATCCAATTGATGCAACAACCGCAATCTTCCTTCCTCGCCAGCCTCTTAAAAGCCTTGAATGAAGATAAAAGGCATAAACAAACCATGTAATAAGGGACCATGTCTCCTTTGGATCCCATGACCAGTAAACCCCCCATGCCTGGTCAGCCCATATAGCACCAAATATTAGTCCTCCAAGGGTAAAAATGGGAAAGCCAATTGCTATTGCCTTATAGGTTATCTCATCAAGGAGTTCTGGTGTAATATTAAAGGAAAGGATTATATTTTTTATTATATAACCGTATCTCCAGAGCCCAAAAAGTAAAAGCAATGCACCACTAAAACTCAGGATAGAGATAAAGATATTATCATTGAGAAAGGTTGACTTTAAAAGATAGCCCTTCTTAAAAATTACATCAGGTCTTCCAGCTTTAAAGACAAAATAATCAATACCCATTGATATGAGTAAAATCAATGTAAGACCAAGGCTCATGACCCAGAAGATGTAGGAAGCCTCTTTTCTCTTATCCGTGGTAATTATTAGATACATAATGGCTGTGGCAAAAGATAGGGCAAAGAGTGCATAAGCTATAAAGCTCATCATTACATGGGCAAGAAGCCAGTTGCTCTGCAGTGCTGGTACAAGAGGCTGGATCTCCTTTGATACACCCGACATTTCTATAAAAGCCAGTGCGAGACCTGCTATAGGAGTAACAAAGGCTCCGAAAGACTTGTTCTTATATCTCCATTCAATAACAAGATAAGCAAGAATGAGACACCATACAAAGAATATGAGAGACTCGTAGAGATTTGTTACAGGTATTGACCTTATGATTCCCTGAAGAGGTGACCTGATAACACCAGTATCCTCAAGAAGACGGTAAAAGTCACTCCACCTAATTAAAAAGGCGATGCTCTGGAAAGCAAAGCCTGCTGCTGTTAAGGTGGTTGCAATTGTTCCTACTGTCCTGTTTTTTATGGCAATATAGGCTATATAGCTAATCATTGCTAAAAAATAAAGGATTGTTGCTATTCCAAAAAATTGGGAAGAAGTCATTTTTATTGTACCTCCTTGATTATCCTGTCAATCTGCCTCTCAAAGGCTTCTCTGTTGCGGTTCACAGAACCTCCTATAAACAATCGCGTGCCTCCTTTTTCAGGAAGAAGTCGCAACCAGAGCCTCCTGTGACTAGTAAAAAATGTGATGTAAAGTCCTGCTGCCATTATAATACAGCCAAGATAAACAAGCCACACACCAGGATCGCGCCTTACTTGAAGACCTGTATACTGGACTCCCCAGTAATCAACAAATTCAAGACTTGAACCATCAGGCAGGTGCCATGTCTGGGGATACCTTTTAAGAATCCATCTGTTGAATTCCTTTTTATTAAACTCAACCAGGGCAGCTGGATTATTCATCTGCTCGGCATAGGTAAAGGGTCTTCCTGTTTCATCAAAGGCAATGGCAGGACTGAAATCTACAACCTTTGCCCTGAGACCACCAGGGAGGTCAAACTCTTCAAGGGGATGCACACTCTTTTCCAGGGCATGTCCATTTTTATCAATAAATCTAAATTTAAATATTCCCCTCACGCCAGGCCATGTGCCGTAGCTTGATTGATAAAAAGTATATCCCTTATATTTTAAGGGAGCATTGACCTCAATCCATTTCTCAAAGCTCAAGTCTTTATCCCTCACAGAAAGTAAACTCTTATAATCCTTAGGCATATCTGAATTTCCGTAGAATTCTACCTCAAAGTCCTCACAGGAAATCTCAAATCCTAGAGGCTCTATTCCGAAATGTTTAAGGGTTCCTTTTAGCTCTCCAGGAGTTGTATTCATAAGCCTTGCAGCCTCTTCAATGCTTCCCTTTGCCCTGTTCATTACATTAATTAAGTTTTCTACCATTACTTCATCCTGATGGGTCCAGTTCATTCCACCCCTGAAGGCAACTGAATAAGCCATGCCTTCTCTTATATTCAGAAAACCTTTAAATCCAAAAAATATTCCTATCAGAGCACCTGCAAGTATAATCAATATACTGAGGTGAGTAATATAAACTCCCAGCCTTGAAAAGGCACCCTTCTGGGAAAAAAGCTGTGATGAAGAATTATCTTCTTTGAGATTGAAACCGTGCTTTTTGAATACCTCTTTCAGGATTTCCTTCATGGTCTCGGGCTTTTTTGTTACCACAATCTCTCTTTTTACAGGCAGGGATAAAAATACCTCATCAGAAAGGGGTTTTATATCCTCCTTTACAAACTTGAGAACCTTTGGAAGCCTGTCAAGAGAGCATATAATGAGATTAGCAGCAAAAAGCATAAGCAGAGTGACAAACCACCAGGAACGATACATGTCTGTAAAGTGAAGTGCATCGAGTATCCTGTAAAGAGTTGGAGCAATCTCCGGATTAAAAAGTCGTGAAAGAAGCTCAATATTTTTCTGAGGTTCTGCTCTCTGTTCTATTATCGTACCAACTATTGATGTAAGGGATATAAGAAGGAAAAGCACAATGGCCAGTTTAATAGATGTAAAGAAATCCCATATCCTGTCTACTACTGTCTTTTTCTGTTCCATATCGCTCCTTAGATTTTTGATATATTATTTTACAGATTAGTGAAAAAATATTGCAACACCATTAAAATTATATGCTATTGGTGAACTTGATGATCTCCTTAAGTTTTTTTTCTGCCTTTCCCGAATCAATTGTCTCTTCTATTATCTCCCTTGCCTCCTGGTAACCCTTTGCCCTGCCAGCCACTATGAGGGCTACTGCTGAATTCATTACAACTACATCTCTTTTTGGACCCTTATGTCCTGAAAGGATATGAAGAGTTATGTTCGCGTTGTACGCCTTATCACCGCCTTTTAATTCTTTTTCTAAAACTCTACTAAATCCAAATTCTTCCGGCTTTATGGTAAAGGTTTCGATCCTGCCATCAAGACACCTTGTTACCTTTGTCTCATCAGTTAGCGTTATCTCATCCATGCCATCTCTACCGTGGACGGCCACGGCATACTCTGAACCCAGATTACATAATACCTGAGCAAGCGTCTCTGTGAGGTCGTCTCTAAATACTCCTATGAGCTGTCTTTTTGCATTCGCTGGATTTGTAAGGGGTCCAAGGATATTGAATATAGTTCTTATACCTATCTCTCTTCGTGGTCCTATTGCGAATTTCATAGCAGGATGGAACTGTGGTGCAAATAGAAAGCCAAAGCCTGTTTCAAAAAGACACCTCTCAACCTTTTCAGGTGTAAGATCTATTTTTATGCCGAGGGCCTCTGCAACATCTGCACTTCCAGCCTGGCTTGATACGCCTCTGTTTCCATGTTTTGCAACAGGAACCCCAGAAGCTGCAACCAATATGGCAGAGGTAGTTGATATATTGAATGTTCCTTTAATATCCCCTCCCGTTCCACAGGTATCAATTGTCCCCGGAGGTGATGATATTGTTATTGACTTTTTTCTCATAATAAGAGCTGCCTGTGTTATCTCGTCAACTGTCTCTCCCTTCATCCTGAGCGCCGTGAGAAAAGAGGCTATCTGACTATCTGTGCATTTGCCTTCCATTATCTCTGTCATGCATTCAGCCATCTCAGAAGGTGTGAGGTCTATTTTTTCAACAAGCTTCGCTATTGCTTCCTTGATCATATAGACCTCCCTTTAGTTTTAAGAAATTTTTTAGGATCTCGTGGCCATATCTCGTCAATATTGATTCAGGATGAAACTGCACACCCTCTATAACAAACTTCCGGTGTCTTACACCCATTATCTCTCCATCTTCGGTCCAGGCACTTATGATAAGTTCCTCAGGAAGGGATTCTCTTTCTATTACCAGAGAGTGGTATCTTGTTGCCTCAAAGGGGCTGGGTATGCCTTCAAAAATGGTCCTTCCATCATGGAATATCATTGATGTCTTTCCATGCATGAGATTTTTTGCCCGCACAATCCTTCCACCGAAGGCAGCACCTATTGCCTGATGGCCGAGACAGACTCCCAGAATAGGAATCTTCCCCTTGAAACGTTTTATAACATCTACTGAAATGCCGGCTTCCTTAGGGCTGCATGGTCCTGGAGATATGACTATCCTGTCAGGATTAATTTTTTCTATTTCAGGCAAGGTAATCCTGTCATTTCTGAATACTATTACATCCTCACCCAGTTCACCAAAGTACTGAACAAGATTGT
The sequence above is drawn from the Thermodesulfovibrionales bacterium genome and encodes:
- the ccsB gene encoding c-type cytochrome biogenesis protein CcsB; this encodes MTSSQFFGIATILYFLAMISYIAYIAIKNRTVGTIATTLTAAGFAFQSIAFLIRWSDFYRLLEDTGVIRSPLQGIIRSIPVTNLYESLIFFVWCLILAYLVIEWRYKNKSFGAFVTPIAGLALAFIEMSGVSKEIQPLVPALQSNWLLAHVMMSFIAYALFALSFATAIMYLIITTDKRKEASYIFWVMSLGLTLILLISMGIDYFVFKAGRPDVIFKKGYLLKSTFLNDNIFISILSFSGALLLLFGLWRYGYIIKNIILSFNITPELLDEITYKAIAIGFPIFTLGGLIFGAIWADQAWGVYWSWDPKETWSLITWFVYAFYLHSRLLRGWRGRKIAVVASIGFFAVIFTYLGVNLLLSGLHAYGGLK
- a CDS encoding cytochrome c biogenesis protein ResB; amino-acid sequence: MEQKKTVVDRIWDFFTSIKLAIVLFLLISLTSIVGTIIEQRAEPQKNIELLSRLFNPEIAPTLYRILDALHFTDMYRSWWFVTLLMLFAANLIICSLDRLPKVLKFVKEDIKPLSDEVFLSLPVKREIVVTKKPETMKEILKEVFKKHGFNLKEDNSSSQLFSQKGAFSRLGVYITHLSILIILAGALIGIFFGFKGFLNIREGMAYSVAFRGGMNWTHQDEVMVENLINVMNRAKGSIEEAARLMNTTPGELKGTLKHFGIEPLGFEISCEDFEVEFYGNSDMPKDYKSLLSVRDKDLSFEKWIEVNAPLKYKGYTFYQSSYGTWPGVRGIFKFRFIDKNGHALEKSVHPLEEFDLPGGLRAKVVDFSPAIAFDETGRPFTYAEQMNNPAALVEFNKKEFNRWILKRYPQTWHLPDGSSLEFVDYWGVQYTGLQVRRDPGVWLVYLGCIIMAAGLYITFFTSHRRLWLRLLPEKGGTRLFIGGSVNRNREAFERQIDRIIKEVQ
- the trpD gene encoding anthranilate phosphoribosyltransferase encodes the protein MIKEAIAKLVEKIDLTPSEMAECMTEIMEGKCTDSQIASFLTALRMKGETVDEITQAALIMRKKSITISSPPGTIDTCGTGGDIKGTFNISTTSAILVAASGVPVAKHGNRGVSSQAGSADVAEALGIKIDLTPEKVERCLFETGFGFLFAPQFHPAMKFAIGPRREIGIRTIFNILGPLTNPANAKRQLIGVFRDDLTETLAQVLCNLGSEYAVAVHGRDGMDEITLTDETKVTRCLDGRIETFTIKPEEFGFSRVLEKELKGGDKAYNANITLHILSGHKGPKRDVVVMNSAVALIVAGRAKGYQEAREIIEETIDSGKAEKKLKEIIKFTNSI
- a CDS encoding aminodeoxychorismate/anthranilate synthase component II; this translates as MLLMIDNYDSFTYNLVQYFGELGEDVIVFRNDRITLPEIEKINPDRIVISPGPCSPKEAGISVDVIKRFKGKIPILGVCLGHQAIGAAFGGRIVRAKNLMHGKTSMIFHDGRTIFEGIPSPFEATRYHSLVIERESLPEELIISAWTEDGEIMGVRHRKFVIEGVQFHPESILTRYGHEILKNFLKLKGGLYDQGSNSEAC